One part of the Vicia villosa cultivar HV-30 ecotype Madison, WI linkage group LG6, Vvil1.0, whole genome shotgun sequence genome encodes these proteins:
- the LOC131614353 gene encoding Bowman-Birk type proteinase inhibitor-like, translated as MEWMNKKAMMKLALMLFLLGYTANVVNARSDSTSFLTQVLFKGDDVKPACCNKCLCKKKTPTCICLDYRETCHPACEECLCAVSHPPMCRCYDETNFCYEPCKKPELKEVIKK; from the coding sequence ATGGAGTGGATGAACAAGAAGGCAATGATGAAGTTAGCTTTAATGCTCTTCCTCTTGGGCTACACTGCGAATGTTGTCAATGCTCGTTCCGATTCAACTTCCTTCCTAACTCAAGTTCTCTTCAAAGGTGATGATGTCAAACCAGCATGTTGTAATAAGTGCCTCTGCAAAAAAAAGACTCCTACGTGCATATGTTTAGATTATAGAGAAACGTGTCACCCAGCATGCGAGGAGTGCCTTTGTGCAGTTTCTCATCCTCCAATGTGCCGCTGCTATGATGAGACTAACTTCTGCTATGAACCATGTAAGAAGCCTGAGTTGAAGGAGGTCATTAAGAAATGA